One genomic segment of Mycolicibacterium psychrotolerans includes these proteins:
- a CDS encoding carboxymuconolactone decarboxylase family protein, which yields MDELRRKGLDKMNEVYGWEMPDMPGEYFALTADHLFGTIWTRPGLSMRDKRIMTLTVVTALGITDLAEIQANAAMANEELTEDELKEMAIFLTHYLGFPLGSKLDGAVTKVAKQRKKAAERGGGEDKKANVNAALNMHSGSTLDDQ from the coding sequence ATGGACGAACTGCGCCGCAAGGGCCTGGACAAGATGAACGAGGTGTACGGCTGGGAGATGCCGGACATGCCGGGGGAGTACTTCGCCCTCACCGCCGACCACCTCTTCGGCACGATCTGGACGCGGCCCGGCCTGTCCATGCGAGACAAGCGCATCATGACGCTGACCGTGGTGACCGCGCTGGGGATCACCGATCTGGCCGAGATCCAGGCCAACGCCGCAATGGCCAACGAGGAGCTCACCGAGGACGAGCTCAAGGAGATGGCCATCTTCCTCACCCACTACCTGGGCTTCCCACTTGGCTCCAAACTCGACGGGGCGGTGACCAAGGTGGCCAAACAGCGCAAGAAGGCCGCCGAACGCGGCGGCGGGGAAGACAAGAAGGCGAATGTCAACGCGGCGCTGAACATGCACTCGGGGAGCACGCTCGATGACCAGTAG